In Kineococcus sp. NBC_00420, a single genomic region encodes these proteins:
- the uxaC gene encoding glucuronate isomerase, producing the protein MSSPTPAAPLQLDPDRLLPADPVRREIARRLHAQVSGLPILSPHGHVPAAWLAHDTPFGDPTSLLITPDHYVTRMLHAQGVHLGDLGVGTTLDADGSRRAFRSLCENWSAYRGTPVRYWMQVQLVELFGVDVRPSADTADEIHDRIAATLATPQFRPRALFERFGVEVLATTDDPCDDLADHRLLAQDPTFTGRVLPTFRPDRYLEVGAPDWNDHADRLHEVSGIDTGDFRGFLAALQDRRDHFRAHGAVSADHSHVDVRTDKLDAGTAADLYALARKGELAEAEATTLRRHLLWEMARMSSEDGLVMTLHPGVCRDHHGPTAREFGKDVGADIPVQVEFTRALRPVLEDFGTNPGFQLVLFTLDETTFSREIAPLAGFYPAVHVGAPWWFLDAPDAIGRARAAVTETAGFSKSSGFIDDTRAFCSIPARHDMARRLDAVHLSTLVADGRLEEDEAAETIVDLVTRNPRKAFRL; encoded by the coding sequence ATGTCGTCGCCCACGCCCGCTGCGCCGCTGCAGCTCGACCCCGACCGCCTGCTGCCCGCGGACCCCGTCCGCCGGGAGATCGCGCGGCGGCTGCACGCCCAGGTCTCGGGGTTGCCGATCCTCTCCCCCCACGGCCACGTGCCGGCGGCGTGGCTCGCCCACGACACCCCCTTCGGGGACCCGACGTCGCTGCTCATCACCCCCGACCACTACGTGACGCGGATGCTGCACGCCCAGGGCGTCCACCTCGGCGACCTGGGGGTGGGCACCACCCTGGACGCCGACGGGTCCCGCCGGGCGTTCCGGTCGCTCTGCGAGAACTGGTCCGCCTACCGCGGGACCCCGGTGCGCTACTGGATGCAGGTCCAGCTGGTGGAACTCTTCGGCGTCGACGTCCGCCCCTCGGCCGACACCGCCGACGAGATCCACGACCGCATCGCCGCGACGCTGGCGACCCCGCAGTTCCGGCCCCGGGCCCTGTTCGAGCGGTTCGGCGTCGAGGTCCTGGCCACGACGGACGACCCGTGCGACGACCTCGCCGACCACCGGCTGCTGGCGCAGGACCCGACGTTCACCGGCCGGGTGCTCCCGACGTTCCGGCCCGACCGCTACCTCGAGGTCGGTGCGCCCGACTGGAACGACCACGCCGACCGCCTGCACGAGGTGTCCGGGATCGACACCGGGGACTTCCGGGGGTTCCTCGCGGCGCTGCAGGACCGGCGCGACCACTTCCGCGCCCACGGTGCCGTGTCGGCCGACCACAGCCACGTCGACGTCCGCACCGACAAGCTCGACGCGGGCACGGCCGCCGACCTCTACGCGCTGGCGCGCAAGGGCGAACTGGCCGAGGCCGAGGCCACGACGCTGCGCCGGCACCTGCTCTGGGAGATGGCCCGGATGTCGTCGGAGGACGGCCTCGTCATGACCCTGCACCCCGGGGTCTGCCGCGACCACCACGGCCCGACCGCGCGGGAGTTCGGCAAGGACGTCGGCGCCGACATCCCCGTCCAGGTCGAGTTCACCCGCGCGCTGCGGCCGGTGCTGGAGGACTTCGGGACGAACCCCGGGTTCCAGCTGGTCCTGTTCACCCTGGACGAGACGACGTTCTCCCGCGAGATCGCCCCGCTGGCCGGTTTCTACCCCGCGGTGCACGTCGGGGCGCCGTGGTGGTTCCTCGACGCCCCCGACGCGATCGGCCGGGCCCGTGCCGCGGTGACCGAGACGGCGGGGTTCTCCAAGTCGTCGGGGTTCATCGACGACACCCGCGCGTTCTGCTCGATCCCCGCCCGCCACGACATGGCGCGCCGTCTCGACGCCGTCCACCTCTCCACCCTCGTCGCCGACGGCCGGCTCGAGGAGGACGAGGCGGCCGAGACGATCGTCGACCTCGTGACCCGCAACCCCCGGAAGGCGTTCCGACTGTGA